Proteins encoded in a region of the Pelmatolapia mariae isolate MD_Pm_ZW linkage group LG6, Pm_UMD_F_2, whole genome shotgun sequence genome:
- the lbx1b gene encoding transcription factor LBX1b has protein sequence MMTSKEVAKCDAVENRRRSPLDHLPPPANSNKPLTPFSIEDILNKPSVKRSYTICGTAHLISSSEKHRSSSIPLSNRGLLTQTSPLCALEELASKTFKGLEVSVLQAAEGRDGMTLFGQRTTPKKRRKSRTAFTNHQIYELEKRFLYQKYLSPADRDQIAQQLGLTNAQVITWFQNRRAKLKRDLEEMKADVESAKAIGQVPLDKLAKLADLEKCANGTLGHPRAESPARGGQQEHELAQKLRTSPLSPFSDHTTSKECSEDEDVEIDVDD, from the exons ATGATGACATCCAAAGAAGTGGCCAAATGTGATGCAGTGGAAAACAGGAGGCGAAGTCCGCTGGACCACTTGCCGCCTCCTGCCAACTCCAACAAGCCGCTGACCCCATTCAGCATTGAGGACATCCTGAACAAACCATCAGTGAAACGAAGTTATACAATTTGCGGCACAGCTCATCTAATTTCGTCTTCTGAGAAACATCGTTCCTCCAGCATCCCTCTGTCCAACCGGGGACTCCTCACCCAAACCTCCCCGCTCTGCGCGCTGGAGGAGCTGGCCAGCAAGACCTTCAAGGGGCTGGAAGTCAGCGTTTTGCAGGCTGCCGAAG GCCGGGATGGGATGACTCTGTTCGGCCAGCGAACCACCCCGAAGAAGCGTCGGAAGTCTCGGACGGCTTTCACCAATCACCAAATCTATGAACTGGAAAAGCGCTTCCTGTATCAAAAGTACCTGTCCCCAGCCGACCGGGACCAGATCGCTCAGCAGCTGGGCCTGACAAACGCGCAGGTGATCACGTGGTTTCAGAACCGGAGGGCCAAGCTAAAACGGGATCTGGAGGAGATGAAGGCCGACGTGGAGTCGGCCAAGGCCATCGGCCAGGTCCCACTGGACAAGCTCGCCAAACTGGCGGACCTGGAGAAATGCGCCAATGGCACGCTGGGCCACCCGCGAGCCGAGTCCCCCGCGCGGGGAGGCCAGCAGGAGCACGAGCTCGCTCAGAAACTGAGGACGTCGCCGCTGTCTCCATTCTCAGACCACACAACTAGTAAAGAGTGCTCAGAGGACGAGGACGTAGAGATTGATGTGGATGACTGA